A window from Leptothermofonsia sichuanensis E412 encodes these proteins:
- a CDS encoding efflux RND transporter permease subunit, whose product MLDAILKWSIVQRWLVVIGAVIVTVLGTYNLTQMPLDVFPDFAPPQVEIQTEAPGLAPEEVESLITLPIESAVNGTPGVEIVRSSSAVSISVVRVIFNWGTDVYRARQLVTERLQQVQEKLPAGVGTPQISPVSSPIGTVLMYAFTAKTTSLMDVRRLVDRDVTNRLLAVPGVSQVIVYGGDVRQYQVLVDPAKLAAFNVSLQDVTQAAAAANVNAAGGFLTTPDQELIIRGIGRLESINQLGKSVITARDGKPVLLRDVAQVAVGAALKRGDGSFNGQPAIIAVVNKQPMNDTPTVTRAIERAMAEVKAALPEDVTVTETFRQENFIEASIENVLSSLRDGIIIVSIILLLFLMNWRTAVITLSAIPLSILVGMLILNAFGQGINTMTLGGLAVAIGSVVDDSIVDMENAYRGLRKNQLAGTPEHPLKVVYDTSVEVRVSVIFSTVIIAVVFAPIFSLTGVEGRIFAPMGIAYLVSIFASTLVAMTLSPALCAILLANHPLPSDETWVTAFSQRIYRPVLNVAVRRAKVVLAIAAASFIASLIVFSNLGRVFLPEFQEPSLVNAMLLYPGVSLEATNQAGFAMQEALKDDPRFASVQLRAGRAPGDADAGGVNLGHLDVELSREGLKDREASLEKIREEFARIPGVAANVGGFITHRMDEVLSGVRSAIAIKIFGPDLNQLRSIGTNVEAAIREIDGLVDLQLEPQVPIRQVQIQFDRSAAARYGLTVGQIAEIVETALNGRVVSQVLEQQQLFGLLVWLEEGSRNNLDTIRNLLIDTPTGQKIPLAQVAQIDYGTGPNTINRENVSRLLVVSANVAGRDLGSAVNEIQAKVNETVPLPAGYFIQYGGQFESEQRASQNLLVFGGLAIAVISILMYFAVKSVAGMLMIMINLPLALVGGIFSIALGGGIVSVASLVGFITLFGVATRNGLLLVDNYNNKLAQGMPLKQVIIEGSMERLVAILMTALTSALGMVPLVIGTEAGKEILQPLAIVVLGGLFTSTALTLMVLPALYSLFGRHLIPKTTETTLQTDVFQDSIPEKAPIV is encoded by the coding sequence ATGCTGGATGCAATTTTGAAGTGGTCGATCGTTCAACGCTGGTTAGTGGTGATTGGAGCAGTAATTGTCACCGTTTTAGGCACTTACAACCTCACCCAAATGCCGCTGGATGTATTTCCTGACTTTGCGCCACCGCAAGTTGAAATTCAAACAGAAGCACCGGGACTTGCTCCTGAAGAAGTAGAATCCCTCATCACCTTGCCGATTGAAAGTGCGGTAAATGGTACTCCCGGCGTCGAGATAGTGCGATCGTCATCGGCGGTCAGTATTTCCGTAGTGAGAGTGATCTTCAATTGGGGAACGGATGTTTATCGCGCCAGGCAGCTAGTTACAGAACGATTGCAACAAGTACAGGAAAAATTGCCAGCGGGCGTGGGAACGCCACAAATTTCTCCAGTTTCATCTCCAATTGGCACGGTCTTAATGTACGCCTTTACCGCCAAAACAACTTCGTTGATGGATGTGCGACGGTTGGTGGATCGAGATGTCACAAACCGACTACTGGCAGTTCCAGGGGTGTCTCAGGTGATTGTTTACGGTGGGGATGTGCGGCAGTATCAGGTCTTAGTTGATCCAGCTAAGCTTGCTGCCTTTAATGTCTCGTTGCAAGATGTCACCCAAGCTGCCGCCGCCGCAAATGTTAACGCCGCTGGAGGATTTCTGACCACGCCCGATCAGGAACTGATTATTCGAGGTATCGGACGATTGGAGTCGATCAATCAACTTGGAAAATCGGTGATTACGGCTCGTGATGGAAAGCCAGTGTTGCTGCGTGATGTGGCGCAAGTCGCTGTGGGAGCTGCTTTAAAGCGAGGAGACGGTAGCTTTAATGGCCAACCCGCCATCATTGCGGTGGTGAATAAGCAGCCCATGAATGATACGCCAACAGTGACACGGGCCATCGAACGGGCGATGGCAGAAGTTAAAGCTGCCTTGCCTGAAGATGTGACTGTCACCGAAACGTTTCGTCAGGAAAACTTTATTGAAGCATCGATTGAAAATGTTCTCAGTTCATTACGGGACGGCATCATTATCGTGTCGATCATTTTGCTGCTGTTCCTGATGAATTGGCGAACGGCAGTCATTACCCTCAGTGCCATTCCGCTGTCGATTCTGGTAGGGATGCTGATTCTCAATGCCTTTGGGCAGGGCATCAATACGATGACCCTGGGGGGATTAGCTGTGGCGATCGGGTCAGTTGTTGATGACTCGATTGTGGATATGGAAAATGCCTATCGAGGCTTGCGAAAGAACCAACTGGCGGGCACCCCGGAGCATCCCTTAAAGGTGGTTTACGACACCTCTGTAGAAGTGCGAGTCAGCGTTATTTTTTCAACGGTGATCATTGCCGTTGTTTTTGCGCCGATTTTCAGCCTTACCGGTGTGGAGGGGCGGATTTTTGCCCCAATGGGGATTGCCTATCTGGTGTCGATTTTTGCCTCAACTTTGGTAGCAATGACCCTCTCTCCGGCCTTATGTGCCATTTTGCTGGCAAATCATCCGCTGCCCAGCGATGAAACCTGGGTGACGGCATTCTCTCAGCGAATTTATCGTCCTGTCCTCAACGTTGCTGTGCGTCGCGCCAAGGTCGTACTGGCGATCGCAGCCGCATCCTTCATCGCATCCCTGATCGTATTTTCGAACTTAGGTCGGGTCTTTCTTCCAGAATTTCAAGAGCCATCCCTGGTAAATGCGATGTTGCTGTATCCTGGCGTTTCTTTGGAGGCAACCAATCAAGCTGGCTTCGCGATGCAAGAGGCACTCAAGGACGATCCCCGGTTTGCCAGTGTGCAGTTACGCGCCGGACGTGCTCCGGGTGATGCTGATGCAGGGGGTGTAAACCTGGGGCACCTGGATGTGGAATTAAGTCGTGAGGGCTTGAAAGACCGTGAAGCCTCATTGGAAAAAATTCGCGAGGAGTTTGCCCGAATCCCTGGTGTTGCAGCAAATGTGGGTGGTTTTATCACGCACCGGATGGATGAGGTGTTGTCGGGAGTCAGGAGTGCGATCGCCATTAAAATCTTTGGTCCCGACCTGAATCAACTCCGATCGATTGGCACCAACGTCGAAGCCGCAATTCGGGAGATTGATGGTCTGGTGGATTTGCAACTGGAACCACAAGTTCCGATTCGGCAGGTGCAGATCCAGTTCGATCGCTCAGCGGCTGCTCGCTATGGTCTGACTGTTGGTCAAATTGCTGAAATTGTCGAAACAGCGCTCAATGGTCGCGTTGTCTCGCAAGTATTGGAGCAACAACAGCTATTTGGTTTGCTGGTATGGCTGGAAGAAGGATCCCGCAACAATCTAGATACCATTCGTAACCTGTTGATTGACACACCCACAGGGCAGAAAATTCCCCTGGCTCAAGTGGCTCAGATTGATTACGGAACTGGACCGAATACGATTAACCGTGAAAATGTCTCTCGTCTCCTTGTGGTGTCTGCAAATGTGGCTGGGCGCGATTTGGGTTCTGCTGTCAATGAAATCCAGGCCAAAGTAAACGAAACCGTACCGCTTCCTGCTGGATATTTCATTCAGTACGGAGGACAATTTGAGTCAGAGCAACGGGCAAGCCAAAATTTGCTGGTGTTTGGTGGACTGGCGATCGCAGTCATTTCCATCCTCATGTACTTTGCCGTTAAATCGGTTGCTGGGATGTTAATGATTATGATCAACCTGCCCCTTGCGCTGGTGGGGGGAATCTTTTCGATCGCCCTGGGTGGAGGAATTGTCTCAGTTGCCTCGTTAGTCGGCTTCATTACCCTATTTGGTGTCGCTACTCGCAACGGCTTGTTGCTGGTAGACAATTACAACAACAAACTGGCGCAGGGAATGCCACTCAAACAGGTGATTATTGAAGGGTCAATGGAGCGGCTCGTCGCCATTTTGATGACAGCACTAACCTCGGCATTGGGTATGGTTCCACTGGTCATTGGTACTGAAGCTGGAAAGGAAATTCTACAGCCCCTCGCGATTGTGGTGCTGGGAGGACTGTTTACCTCTACGGCTCTTACCCTGATGGTATTACCTGCGCTCTACTCGTTATTTGGGCGACATTTAATTCCAAAAACAACAGAAACAACGCTCCAAACGGATGTATTTCAGGATTCTATCCCTGAAAAGGCTCCAATAGTTTAG
- a CDS encoding efflux RND transporter periplasmic adaptor subunit, which yields MTLTLKCGNRNFVVGISLTLLLVMPAGSVLAHAGHGDEFNHNQPSQPTSAIAVDSTTVERIGLKVESVTRQVLAFGIKATGQIEASPDRRVRVTNPVGGMVIKLLVEPGDTVKAGQPLAVITSGELAELRVNALENSAERQGDVQQAEANLRLAQQTYERQQQIAKTAINQARTELRIAQEQYDRDQELAEQGALPRREFLGSEARLALAQKAVTEAESRLAVLEAQTDIKRAQTALQVAQSRTQLSAGIYRTRLQQLGASPNPDGTITIKAPIAGTIADREITLGQSAQDAGASLMTIVDNRTVLATANIYEKDLNQVAQGQRVRVQISSLPNRVFEGRITTIGSVVEGENRVIPVRAELDNTDGALKPGMFAKLEVLTTRTPEPVVVIPQSALVEASGRQLVFVQNGNTFQPVEVVLGRQAGNVVEVKSGLFEGDRIVTQRANLLYAQSLRSGRTSEEAATEIPQSRGVGSTLPWWIILPAGGLLAIGTFAAGVLWSNRRNRRQVTATIHQLEHLEQQYEGDHTRSNAGHEPTLLSADRHPSDSNG from the coding sequence ATGACCCTTACTTTGAAGTGTGGCAATAGAAATTTTGTGGTGGGCATAAGTCTGACCCTGCTGTTAGTAATGCCTGCGGGTAGCGTCCTGGCTCATGCAGGGCATGGTGACGAGTTTAATCATAATCAACCTTCTCAGCCCACAAGCGCGATCGCAGTAGACAGCACAACAGTAGAGCGAATCGGGTTGAAAGTAGAGTCTGTCACTCGTCAAGTTCTGGCATTCGGGATTAAGGCAACCGGGCAAATTGAAGCCTCGCCTGACCGCAGAGTAAGAGTCACAAATCCTGTTGGTGGAATGGTTATCAAGCTACTGGTCGAGCCAGGAGATACCGTCAAGGCAGGACAACCTCTGGCTGTGATCACGAGCGGCGAATTGGCAGAACTGCGCGTTAACGCCTTAGAAAATTCCGCAGAGCGGCAGGGAGATGTGCAGCAGGCGGAAGCTAATTTACGACTGGCTCAACAGACCTATGAGCGACAGCAGCAAATTGCCAAAACTGCTATCAATCAGGCAAGAACTGAATTGAGAATTGCTCAGGAGCAGTATGATCGCGATCAGGAACTCGCAGAGCAAGGAGCACTCCCCAGGCGGGAATTTTTGGGGTCGGAAGCGCGGCTGGCATTGGCGCAAAAAGCAGTGACGGAGGCTGAAAGTCGGTTAGCAGTGTTGGAAGCCCAAACCGACATTAAACGCGCTCAAACTGCCCTTCAGGTTGCTCAATCTCGCACGCAACTGAGTGCGGGCATCTACAGGACTCGTTTGCAACAGTTAGGCGCATCTCCTAATCCAGACGGCACAATTACTATCAAAGCCCCGATCGCAGGGACAATTGCTGATCGTGAAATAACCCTTGGACAATCAGCACAAGATGCCGGGGCAAGCTTGATGACGATCGTAGATAATCGCACTGTGCTTGCTACCGCGAATATCTATGAAAAAGACTTAAATCAGGTTGCTCAGGGGCAACGAGTGCGGGTTCAGATATCGAGTCTTCCCAATCGAGTCTTTGAAGGACGCATCACGACCATTGGCTCGGTCGTAGAAGGAGAAAATCGGGTCATCCCTGTCAGAGCAGAGTTAGACAATACAGATGGGGCACTGAAGCCAGGGATGTTTGCCAAGTTGGAAGTGTTAACCACCCGTACCCCAGAACCTGTTGTCGTGATTCCTCAATCAGCACTGGTCGAGGCAAGCGGTCGGCAACTTGTGTTTGTTCAGAATGGCAATACCTTCCAACCTGTGGAGGTTGTGTTGGGTCGGCAAGCGGGGAATGTAGTCGAAGTCAAAAGTGGATTGTTTGAAGGCGATCGCATTGTTACCCAACGCGCCAATCTACTCTACGCTCAATCATTACGCAGTGGAAGAACTTCTGAGGAAGCTGCAACAGAGATTCCACAATCCAGGGGTGTCGGTAGCACCTTACCCTGGTGGATCATACTTCCGGCAGGTGGCTTACTGGCGATTGGCACCTTTGCAGCCGGTGTTTTATGGTCAAATCGTCGAAATCGTAGGCAAGTCACTGCAACGATTCATCAGTTAGAACATCTCGAACAGCAGTACGAGGGAGACCACACTCGCAGTAACGCGGGGCACGAGCCTACCCTACTTTCAGCAGATCGCCACCCATCAGACTCTAACGGGTAG
- a CDS encoding multicopper oxidase domain-containing protein: MKLDTIEDWELVNVDPDRMDHPFHLHVNPFQVIARNGKPEPYRVWKDTVLVKGAETVQIRIPFRDFVGRTVYHCHILDHEDLGMMGILEIQAS, from the coding sequence GTGAAACTGGATACAATAGAGGATTGGGAACTGGTCAATGTTGATCCTGATCGAATGGATCACCCCTTTCATTTGCATGTGAATCCATTTCAGGTGATTGCTCGCAACGGTAAACCCGAACCCTATCGCGTATGGAAAGATACTGTGCTAGTCAAAGGCGCGGAGACTGTGCAGATTCGGATTCCGTTTAGAGATTTTGTGGGCAGGACTGTGTATCACTGCCACATTCTTGATCATGAGGATCTGGGAATGATGGGGATCTTGGAAATCCAGGCATCATAA
- a CDS encoding multicopper oxidase family protein: MLKLSRRRFLALSAATAGGILLSRWAIQQNPSSRAKIPVTDSYKSTDGLLELSLEANSQSLVVGNRSAVLMSYNGQLPAPRLEARPGDTVRIHFTNQLSQPTNLHYHGLHITPTGNADNVFLSIPPNERLTYEFTIPQNHPAGIFWYHPHHHGHVAEQVFAGLAGLFIVRGELDEIPELKAAQENFLILQDFDLNANGQVNPPNHMGLMMGREGALVTVNGNVNPTLTIASGGLLRLRILNASPSRFYRLALEDHPLYLIATDGGAIAEPIELTELLLAPGERAEVLVKGDRPPDQYRLLNLPYNRGGMGMMGEGMMMPGMNPMHGVMHHPTTQSQSSQPLATLIYKGSTDSLPLPQKLIDVEMLPQPNRTRRIELSMAMGMGSGTTSGMAFLY; the protein is encoded by the coding sequence ATGCTAAAACTTTCTCGTCGTCGTTTCCTTGCGCTTAGTGCAGCTACTGCGGGGGGTATTTTACTCTCTCGTTGGGCAATTCAACAAAATCCATCCTCAAGGGCAAAGATACCTGTTACTGATTCGTATAAAAGTACTGACGGTTTGCTGGAGCTGAGTCTGGAAGCAAACAGCCAGTCTTTGGTTGTCGGCAATCGATCGGCTGTTCTCATGAGCTACAACGGTCAACTTCCGGCTCCACGACTAGAAGCCAGGCCAGGAGATACGGTACGCATTCACTTCACAAACCAACTTTCACAACCAACTAATCTTCACTATCATGGGCTACACATCACTCCCACTGGCAATGCGGATAATGTATTTTTGAGCATTCCGCCCAACGAACGGTTGACATACGAATTCACCATTCCACAAAATCACCCTGCTGGAATATTTTGGTATCACCCTCATCACCATGGACATGTTGCAGAGCAGGTGTTTGCTGGATTAGCTGGTCTTTTTATTGTGCGGGGAGAGCTTGACGAGATCCCAGAGCTGAAAGCGGCTCAGGAAAACTTTCTTATCCTGCAAGATTTTGACCTGAATGCGAATGGACAAGTCAATCCTCCGAACCACATGGGGCTGATGATGGGGCGGGAGGGTGCATTGGTCACAGTGAATGGAAATGTCAACCCTACCCTGACAATTGCCTCTGGTGGTTTGTTGCGTTTGCGGATACTCAATGCCTCACCTTCTCGCTTCTATCGACTGGCACTAGAAGACCATCCGCTGTACCTGATTGCAACTGATGGAGGGGCGATCGCAGAACCGATTGAACTCACCGAACTCTTGCTTGCACCAGGGGAGCGAGCTGAAGTTTTAGTGAAAGGCGATCGCCCACCTGACCAGTATCGATTACTAAATTTGCCCTATAATCGCGGTGGCATGGGCATGATGGGGGAGGGCATGATGATGCCAGGAATGAATCCTATGCATGGCGTGATGCATCACCCAACAACTCAATCTCAATCATCGCAGCCATTAGCAACCCTGATTTATAAAGGTTCCACGGATTCCCTACCCTTACCACAAAAACTGATTGACGTGGAAATGTTACCGCAGCCCAATCGGACCCGTCGAATTGAGTTGTCGATGGCAATGGGTATGGGCAGCGGTACAACAAGTGGCATGGCATTTCTCTATTAA
- a CDS encoding transposase, whose product MIRLAMVHRGRALPVVWRVVKHRSASVTFDAYQEMLHQAAHRLPQGVKVVVLADRGFIHTDALTAITAELGWHYRLRIKRDSWIWRAGHGWCQLKDIYLQRGEARCWPTVKLHKGEW is encoded by the coding sequence TTGATCCGTCTGGCCATGGTTCATCGAGGCCGGGCGTTGCCCGTGGTGTGGCGAGTCGTGAAACACCGCAGTGCGTCTGTAACCTTCGATGCGTATCAGGAAATGCTCCACCAGGCCGCCCATCGATTGCCTCAGGGGGTGAAGGTGGTCGTGTTGGCCGACCGGGGCTTCATTCACACCGATGCCCTGACCGCTATCACGGCTGAACTCGGGTGGCACTACCGCCTCCGCATCAAGCGGGATAGCTGGATTTGGCGGGCGGGTCATGGCTGGTGTCAATTGAAAGACATTTACCTTCAGCGTGGGGAAGCCCGCTGTTGGCCCACCGTTAAGCTCCACAAAGGGGAGTGGTAG